A single window of Agromyces aureus DNA harbors:
- a CDS encoding nitroreductase family protein, whose amino-acid sequence MTLVTDLTSRRADTSAALIDPLVDRWSPRAFDPNAVVDPESVRTVLEAARWAPSANNSQPWRFIVAHRGTPAFTTVHGALAGFNQAWADSAAVLVVNIAEVADAEGKPRPWARYDLGQAVAHLTVQAQHEGLHTHQMGGFDGPALHDAFGLADNLEVVSITTIGVLGDVDSLPDVLREREIAPRQRKTLDELVIGA is encoded by the coding sequence ATGACGCTCGTCACCGACCTCACCTCTCGCAGGGCCGACACGTCGGCCGCACTCATCGACCCGCTGGTCGACCGATGGAGCCCGCGCGCGTTCGACCCGAATGCCGTCGTCGACCCCGAATCCGTGCGCACCGTGCTCGAGGCCGCCCGCTGGGCGCCGTCGGCGAACAACTCCCAGCCGTGGCGCTTCATCGTGGCGCATCGCGGGACGCCGGCCTTCACCACCGTGCACGGGGCACTGGCCGGCTTCAACCAGGCCTGGGCCGACTCGGCCGCCGTGCTCGTCGTGAACATCGCCGAGGTGGCCGACGCCGAGGGCAAGCCGCGCCCGTGGGCGCGCTACGACCTCGGCCAGGCCGTCGCCCACCTCACGGTGCAGGCGCAGCACGAGGGCCTGCACACCCACCAGATGGGCGGCTTCGACGGGCCCGCGCTCCACGACGCCTTCGGCCTCGCCGACAACCTCGAGGTCGTCTCGATCACGACGATCGGCGTTCTGGGCGACGTCGACTCGCTGCCCGACGTGCTCCGAGAGCGCGAGATCGCCCCGCGCCAGCGCAAGACGCTCGACGAACTGGTGATCGGCGCGTAG
- a CDS encoding MFS transporter encodes MRAKLLVLASAIGSLGWGAVLPYQYAYAADTREWGALVAAGASSLFSIGALAAAPLAGRLADRFDPVRVAVLAQLLGAAGVASLVFADVPALFLAGMLVFGLGLSAAVPAKQVLALNWSSFDDRRKIFAYKFTGEALGMAAGAFLAGLVVDLDRADGLDIGFLMAAGGFVLSSAIIAFAGRMSRAGARTPLARRAADAGQGVSTGTGAFAALDAATGAIAVIDPDRDAPRPGDGTSDSPARPRGALRVIFAQPAMRWTAVVTIALALGFYAQFESGLPAYGLTVLDIDPSAIGIAAAVNCIVIVALQVIVVKVTAKRGAPALLMGVGSIWVVSWLILSAAQFSPGIATALFVTTYGIFAVGETIYSPVLNPLTAQLAPKGMVGQTLGTVAALQTAFSAAGPLVAGVLLGAGLTDVFLGMHILVSLIAVFAAWRIKRALAAAPLAPASDPSTEAPRDVAFSPSSDVAPDPSTDVAPNPSMEVALSTSTDVAQHLSEPPAVLTREEPPTTPVELVRA; translated from the coding sequence ATGCGCGCGAAACTGCTCGTGCTCGCCAGCGCCATCGGCTCGCTCGGCTGGGGAGCCGTGCTGCCGTACCAGTACGCCTACGCGGCCGACACCCGCGAGTGGGGCGCCCTCGTCGCCGCGGGGGCGTCGTCGCTCTTCTCGATCGGCGCGCTTGCTGCCGCGCCGCTCGCAGGCCGCCTCGCCGACCGCTTCGATCCCGTGCGCGTCGCGGTGCTCGCCCAGCTGCTCGGCGCTGCGGGCGTCGCCTCGCTCGTGTTCGCCGACGTCCCGGCACTCTTCCTCGCGGGCATGCTCGTCTTCGGGCTCGGCCTCTCGGCCGCGGTTCCCGCCAAGCAGGTGCTCGCGCTGAACTGGTCGTCATTCGACGACCGTCGCAAGATCTTCGCGTACAAGTTCACGGGCGAGGCGCTCGGCATGGCGGCCGGCGCGTTCCTCGCCGGGCTCGTCGTCGACCTCGACCGCGCCGACGGCCTCGACATCGGCTTCCTCATGGCCGCGGGCGGCTTCGTGCTCTCGTCGGCGATCATCGCGTTCGCCGGGCGGATGTCGCGCGCAGGCGCTCGCACTCCCCTCGCGCGACGCGCGGCCGACGCCGGCCAGGGCGTCTCGACCGGCACCGGTGCCTTCGCGGCCCTCGACGCCGCGACCGGGGCGATCGCCGTGATCGACCCGGATCGCGACGCGCCACGCCCCGGCGACGGCACGTCCGACTCCCCGGCTCGCCCGCGCGGCGCCCTGCGCGTCATCTTCGCGCAGCCCGCGATGCGCTGGACCGCCGTCGTCACGATCGCCCTCGCTCTCGGCTTCTACGCCCAGTTCGAGTCGGGACTGCCCGCCTACGGACTCACGGTGCTCGACATCGACCCGTCGGCCATCGGCATCGCCGCGGCCGTGAACTGCATCGTCATCGTGGCCCTGCAGGTGATCGTGGTGAAGGTGACGGCCAAGCGCGGCGCCCCCGCGCTCCTCATGGGCGTCGGCAGCATCTGGGTGGTGTCGTGGCTGATCCTCTCGGCGGCGCAGTTCTCGCCCGGCATCGCGACCGCGCTGTTCGTCACGACCTACGGCATCTTCGCCGTGGGCGAGACGATCTACAGTCCCGTGCTGAACCCGCTCACGGCGCAGCTCGCGCCGAAGGGCATGGTCGGCCAGACCCTCGGAACCGTCGCCGCACTGCAGACCGCCTTCTCGGCGGCGGGCCCGCTCGTCGCCGGCGTGCTGCTCGGCGCGGGCCTGACCGACGTGTTCCTCGGCATGCACATCCTCGTGAGCCTGATCGCGGTGTTCGCGGCCTGGCGCATCAAGCGGGCGCTCGCCGCAGCCCCGCTCGCTCCGGCATCCGATCCGTCGACGGAGGCCCCACGCGACGTCGCATTCAGTCCGTCGTCGGATGTCGCACCCGACCCGTCGACGGATGTCGCACCCAACCCGTCGATGGAAGTGGCACTCAGCACGTCGACCGATGTCGCGCAGCACCTCTCCGAGCCGCCCGCGGTCCTGACCCGCGAGGAGCCGCCGACGACCCCCGTGGAGCTCGTCCGCGCGTAG
- a CDS encoding MarR family winged helix-turn-helix transcriptional regulator, whose protein sequence is MAKRTSSAQELHRRAVATYVKAGGEESVQRVITAVQSLTKKLDQWYARQLVDLEVTGGEWAVLTSLAKAGEALTPSQLAELTNVAPSSMTHRIDKLVERGLVERTPDSENRTRIFVSLTDAGWQLFSVAIRGSDVVESDVLQDLSDDERGELARLLEVVIARLDDIDA, encoded by the coding sequence ATGGCGAAACGGACCTCGAGCGCGCAGGAGCTGCACCGTCGCGCCGTCGCGACCTACGTCAAGGCCGGCGGCGAGGAGTCGGTGCAGCGCGTGATCACCGCCGTGCAGAGCCTCACCAAGAAGCTCGACCAGTGGTACGCGAGGCAGCTCGTCGACCTCGAGGTCACGGGCGGCGAGTGGGCCGTGCTCACCTCGCTCGCCAAGGCCGGCGAGGCGCTCACGCCCAGCCAGCTCGCCGAGCTCACGAACGTCGCGCCGTCGTCGATGACGCACCGCATCGACAAGCTCGTCGAGCGCGGTCTCGTCGAACGCACGCCCGACTCCGAGAACCGCACGCGCATCTTCGTGAGCCTCACGGATGCCGGTTGGCAGCTGTTCAGCGTCGCGATCCGCGGGTCGGATGTCGTCGAGTCCGACGTGCTGCAGGACCTCAGCGACGACGAGCGCGGCGAGCTCGCGCGGCTGCTCGAGGTCGTCATCGCGCGACTCGACGACATCGACGCATAG
- a CDS encoding AAA family ATPase — protein sequence MAERTLGPVTQNTVLRPRVVMMCGPGGAGKTTYAKRLEREGWTRLSFEVEFWDRGITTMPSADVVAEVAVDLKARLLRQVAAGSDVVLDFGFWFRRQRDEYRAVLAPQGIVPETAYLATSLVTILSRVGDRHGRSADDWPLTEQSATEYFERFEPPTSDEGPLEVVRWAR from the coding sequence GTGGCGGAGCGTACCCTCGGCCCGGTGACACAGAACACGGTTCTCCGACCCCGCGTCGTGATGATGTGCGGGCCGGGTGGTGCCGGAAAGACCACCTACGCCAAGCGCCTGGAGCGCGAGGGTTGGACGCGATTGTCATTCGAGGTGGAGTTCTGGGATCGCGGGATCACGACGATGCCCTCCGCCGACGTGGTCGCCGAGGTGGCGGTAGACCTGAAGGCGCGCTTGCTGCGCCAGGTCGCCGCGGGGAGCGATGTGGTGCTCGATTTCGGATTCTGGTTCCGGCGACAACGCGATGAGTACCGCGCGGTGCTCGCACCCCAGGGCATCGTGCCCGAGACCGCGTACCTCGCGACGAGTCTCGTGACCATCCTGAGTCGTGTCGGTGACCGACACGGCAGGTCGGCCGACGATTGGCCGCTCACCGAACAGTCGGCCACCGAGTACTTCGAGAGGTTCGAACCGCCGACGTCCGATGAGGGACCGCTCGAGGTGGTCCGCTGGGCCAGGTGA
- a CDS encoding zinc-dependent alcohol dehydrogenase family protein translates to MLATVIHAARDIRVETVPDPVLSTGGDAIVRVVAACVCGSDLWPYRGVTPTDEPHRIGHEFVGVVEAVGDDVSLIEVGDFVIAPFYVCDNTCVNCRNGVSTSCLNGGWWGSDDRLGGFADAGQGERVRVPLADGTLVPVREEVTADMVPGLLTLSDVMGTGHHAAVSAGVQPGDSVVVVGDGAVGLCAVIAAKRLGATTIIAMSRHADRQELARAFGATHIVAERGDDGVAAVKALTEGIGADRVLECVGTKESMDQAIRSARPGGMVGYVGVPNGGPELPVRALFGRNVGVNGGVAPVRGYIEELLPDVLSGAIEPGRVFDLKLPLVEAAEAYAAMDERRAVKVMLQP, encoded by the coding sequence ATGCTCGCCACCGTGATCCACGCCGCCCGCGACATCCGCGTCGAGACCGTGCCCGACCCCGTGCTCTCAACCGGAGGCGACGCGATCGTACGAGTCGTGGCCGCGTGCGTCTGCGGTTCCGACCTCTGGCCGTACCGCGGGGTCACGCCCACCGACGAGCCGCATCGCATCGGCCACGAGTTCGTAGGCGTGGTCGAGGCCGTCGGCGACGACGTGAGCCTCATCGAGGTCGGCGACTTCGTGATCGCGCCGTTCTACGTGTGCGACAACACGTGCGTGAACTGCCGCAACGGCGTCAGCACGTCGTGCCTGAACGGCGGGTGGTGGGGCAGCGACGACCGCCTCGGCGGGTTCGCGGATGCCGGTCAGGGCGAACGCGTGCGAGTGCCCCTCGCCGACGGCACGCTGGTTCCGGTCCGCGAGGAGGTCACCGCCGACATGGTGCCCGGACTCCTGACGCTCAGCGACGTCATGGGCACCGGCCACCACGCGGCCGTCTCGGCGGGCGTGCAACCGGGCGATTCCGTCGTGGTCGTCGGCGACGGCGCCGTCGGGCTCTGCGCGGTCATCGCCGCGAAGCGCCTCGGGGCGACCACGATCATCGCGATGTCGCGGCACGCCGATCGGCAGGAGCTCGCGCGCGCATTCGGCGCCACCCACATCGTCGCCGAGCGCGGCGACGACGGCGTCGCCGCCGTGAAGGCGCTCACCGAGGGCATCGGAGCCGACCGCGTGCTCGAGTGCGTGGGCACCAAGGAGTCGATGGACCAGGCGATCCGCTCGGCCCGCCCCGGCGGCATGGTCGGATACGTCGGCGTGCCGAACGGCGGGCCCGAGCTGCCCGTGCGCGCGTTGTTCGGACGCAATGTCGGTGTGAACGGCGGCGTCGCCCCCGTGCGCGGCTACATCGAGGAGCTGCTGCCCGACGTGCTCTCGGGTGCGATCGAGCCGGGCCGCGTGTTCGACCTGAAGCTGCCCCTCGTCGAGGCGGCCGAGGCGTACGCCGCCATGGACGAGCGCCGCGCCGTCAAGGTCATGCTCCAGCCGTAG
- a CDS encoding carboxylesterase/lipase family protein, which produces MLVEGGVRTDDLIVETDAGAVRGVRRRGLRMWRGIPYAGPTGGDRRFRAPVAPDAWAGVRDAADFGPVAPQNRRGQFIGANPRLPRSEDCLRLNITAPDAAGGGSRPVMVFLHGGAYSVGSSDEYPRQGETLVRRHGVVYVSLNYRLGALGWLDFRAYAGPRHPFDVNVGLRDQVAALEWVRRNIAAFGGDPDRVTLFGESSGANSVTTLMAVPAAEGLFSRAIAQSSPANAVYLPEVAARWAAEYVSTLSRLVDDDDLETDSGEDAAAMLLAADPSVLAEATTLLAQRTPDENPGTISLAPVIDGEFLPVRPLDAFRDGTAHRIPLIIGTNDREGSLFVGRISILPTTKPRIRAIFANTRKKSRKAIKRQYPGLPERRPAADFAGDFTFWFPSVKVAERHSRYAPVCCYRFDAAPRMPRLMGLDATHGLELFALFEKFDTLTGAGLTLLGGRRLYRRVGRRMQAHWAAFAVSGAPLDGWPRYDERMRRTLVFDATDRVEADPRREKRLAWQEFVPHV; this is translated from the coding sequence ATGCTCGTGGAGGGTGGCGTCCGCACCGACGACCTGATCGTCGAGACCGACGCCGGTGCGGTGCGGGGGGTCCGTCGGCGGGGCCTGCGCATGTGGCGCGGCATCCCGTACGCGGGCCCCACCGGCGGCGATCGCCGGTTCCGCGCGCCGGTCGCGCCCGACGCCTGGGCGGGCGTGCGCGACGCGGCCGACTTCGGCCCGGTCGCACCTCAGAATCGCCGGGGCCAGTTCATCGGCGCCAATCCGCGACTCCCGCGCAGTGAGGACTGCCTGCGCCTGAACATCACGGCACCGGATGCCGCGGGCGGCGGGTCGCGTCCGGTGATGGTGTTCCTGCACGGCGGCGCGTACAGCGTCGGATCCTCCGACGAGTACCCGCGACAGGGCGAGACGCTCGTGCGGCGGCACGGCGTCGTCTACGTGAGCCTGAACTATCGGCTCGGGGCCCTCGGCTGGCTGGACTTCCGCGCGTACGCCGGCCCGCGGCATCCGTTCGACGTCAATGTCGGGCTCCGCGACCAGGTCGCCGCGCTCGAGTGGGTGCGGCGCAACATCGCCGCGTTCGGGGGCGACCCCGACCGCGTCACGCTCTTCGGCGAGTCGTCGGGGGCGAACTCGGTCACGACGCTCATGGCCGTGCCCGCGGCCGAGGGACTCTTCTCGCGGGCGATCGCGCAGAGCTCGCCCGCGAACGCCGTCTACCTGCCCGAGGTCGCCGCCCGCTGGGCCGCCGAGTACGTGAGCACGCTCAGCCGCCTGGTCGACGACGACGACCTCGAGACCGATTCCGGAGAGGACGCCGCGGCGATGCTGCTCGCGGCCGACCCGAGCGTGCTCGCCGAGGCGACGACCCTGCTGGCGCAGCGCACTCCCGACGAGAACCCCGGCACCATCAGCCTCGCTCCCGTCATCGACGGCGAGTTCCTGCCGGTTCGCCCGCTCGACGCGTTCCGCGACGGCACCGCGCACCGCATCCCGCTCATCATCGGCACGAACGACCGCGAAGGGTCGCTCTTCGTGGGGCGCATCAGCATCCTGCCCACGACGAAGCCGCGCATCCGCGCGATCTTCGCGAACACGCGCAAGAAGTCCCGCAAGGCGATCAAGCGCCAGTATCCTGGCCTGCCCGAACGGCGCCCGGCCGCCGACTTCGCGGGCGACTTCACGTTCTGGTTCCCGTCGGTCAAGGTCGCCGAACGGCACTCGCGGTACGCGCCGGTCTGCTGCTACCGGTTCGATGCGGCTCCGCGGATGCCGCGGCTCATGGGTCTCGACGCGACCCACGGCCTCGAGCTGTTCGCCCTGTTCGAGAAGTTCGACACGCTGACCGGCGCAGGGCTCACACTGCTCGGCGGGCGTCGCCTCTACCGCCGGGTCGGACGACGCATGCAGGCGCACTGGGCGGCGTTCGCCGTGTCCGGGGCGCCCCTCGACGGCTGGCCGCGATACGACGAGCGGATGCGGCGCACCCTCGTCTTCGACGCGACCGACCGGGTCGAGGCCGACCCGCGCCGCGAGAAGCGCCTCGCCTGGCAGGAGTTCGTCCCCCACGTCTGA
- a CDS encoding MFS transporter, which translates to MNGIRGFWRALPTEGRWLLSTVAIQTLGRGLTLPFTIIYLHEVRGFDLALSGTLMGLIAVVGLIVTGPGGSLIDRYGARTILIIGLASMIAGCTLLAFATNPGVAAVGLVLIGVNFGVSWPGFNALIASVVSGDLRQQYFGINFALVNLGIGIGGVIGGFYVNVEAPETFTVIFLVDAASCLIPVALLLGPLRHVRTQSVAPAGETGEASGYLQIIRRPAVIWVSLLTFVAMFVGYGQMEGGFPAFARQVAEVPTSTIGFAFAANTLVIVLFQFSVLKWISGKRRTRVMWIMALVWAASWLLLGATGLVPDTIAASIGVIAFMSVFAFGETLLQPTVPAVYNDLASDHNRGRYNAVNAAAFQGGAIAGPIAAGLLLDHGLHAVFIGVMVVCCLGIGVMALALERRITPSVNGVVETQPAVD; encoded by the coding sequence GTGAACGGAATCCGCGGCTTCTGGCGCGCCCTGCCGACCGAGGGTCGGTGGCTGCTCTCGACCGTCGCGATCCAGACGCTCGGGCGCGGGCTCACGCTGCCGTTCACGATCATCTACCTGCACGAGGTGCGCGGGTTCGACCTCGCGCTCTCTGGCACGCTCATGGGGCTCATCGCCGTCGTCGGACTCATCGTCACCGGCCCGGGCGGCAGCCTCATCGACCGGTACGGCGCCCGGACCATCCTGATCATCGGGCTCGCCTCGATGATCGCCGGCTGCACGCTGCTCGCGTTCGCGACGAACCCGGGCGTGGCCGCCGTCGGCCTCGTGCTCATCGGCGTGAACTTCGGCGTCTCGTGGCCGGGGTTCAACGCGCTCATCGCGAGCGTCGTCAGCGGCGACCTGCGGCAGCAGTACTTCGGCATCAACTTCGCGCTCGTCAACCTCGGCATCGGCATCGGCGGGGTGATCGGCGGCTTCTACGTGAACGTCGAGGCGCCCGAGACGTTCACGGTGATCTTCCTCGTCGACGCCGCGAGCTGCCTCATTCCCGTGGCGCTGCTGCTCGGGCCGCTGCGGCACGTGCGCACCCAGTCCGTCGCACCCGCCGGCGAGACCGGCGAGGCGAGCGGCTACCTGCAGATCATCCGGCGACCAGCCGTGATCTGGGTGAGCCTGCTGACCTTCGTCGCGATGTTCGTGGGATACGGGCAGATGGAGGGCGGCTTTCCGGCGTTCGCACGCCAGGTCGCCGAGGTGCCGACCAGCACGATCGGCTTCGCGTTCGCCGCGAACACCCTCGTGATCGTGCTGTTCCAGTTCTCGGTGCTGAAGTGGATCTCGGGCAAGCGTCGCACGCGCGTGATGTGGATCATGGCGCTCGTGTGGGCGGCCTCCTGGCTGCTGCTCGGCGCCACCGGTCTCGTGCCCGACACCATCGCGGCCTCGATCGGCGTGATCGCGTTCATGAGCGTCTTCGCATTCGGAGAGACGCTGCTGCAGCCCACGGTTCCGGCCGTCTACAACGACCTCGCGTCAGACCACAACCGCGGCCGCTACAACGCCGTCAACGCCGCCGCCTTCCAGGGCGGCGCGATCGCAGGGCCGATCGCCGCCGGCTTGCTGCTCGATCACGGCCTGCATGCCGTCTTCATCGGCGTGATGGTCGTCTGCTGCCTCGGCATCGGTGTCATGGCGCTCGCACTGGAGCGGCGCATCACGCCGAGCGTCAACGGCGTCGTCGAGACGCAGCCCGCCGTCGACTGA
- a CDS encoding aromatic ring-opening dioxygenase LigA gives MTENFETGGAVLNRTQVNVVRLTGLAAIIGGILLIVVAIVAWASVSNQLSAENIVIPDDAPILAGETVNGPIDAFVQAGVIAMHAEEIGGGKTYAELDQDDPVRTTVMNASFLRASLFTSVVAFGVALFAGAVGAMFVLFGWSLRTIVPPLPKNATI, from the coding sequence ATGACGGAGAATTTCGAGACCGGCGGCGCCGTGCTCAACCGCACGCAGGTCAACGTGGTGCGCCTGACCGGCCTGGCGGCGATCATCGGCGGCATCCTGCTCATCGTCGTCGCGATCGTGGCGTGGGCTTCGGTGTCGAACCAGCTGAGCGCCGAGAACATCGTCATTCCCGACGACGCGCCCATCCTCGCCGGCGAGACCGTGAACGGCCCGATCGACGCCTTCGTCCAGGCGGGCGTCATCGCCATGCACGCTGAGGAGATCGGCGGCGGCAAGACGTACGCCGAGCTCGATCAGGACGACCCGGTGCGCACCACCGTCATGAACGCGTCGTTCCTGCGCGCGTCGTTGTTCACCTCGGTCGTCGCGTTCGGCGTCGCGCTGTTCGCGGGCGCCGTCGGCGCCATGTTCGTGCTGTTCGGCTGGTCGCTGCGCACGATCGTGCCGCCACTTCCGAAGAACGCGACCATCTAG
- a CDS encoding RNA polymerase sigma factor: MGATDAAGAAGTADAAGAAGEADPATAVDAGRTSADRARRAVAAVWRIESARIVATLTRFVGDVGQAEDLAQEALVEALRQWPAEGVPNNPGAWLTAVAKRRAIDGWRRRERLDERYAAMARDLEQGGAAASDVFWDPDTIDDDVLRLIFVSCHPVLSREAQIALTLRIVGGLSSEEIARAFLVPTATIQQRIVRAKKTLAAANVPFEVPEPNEYPARLASVLQVLYLVFNEGYLPASGTEWVRADVSNEALRLARVVAGLMPREPEAWSLVALMEFTAARFPARTAPDGSAIPLDEQDRTRWDRAQLGRGRTALARADGIGRGRAAYGLQAAIAEQHAIAPSVDETDWAHIVLLYEALGRIAPSPVVDLNRAVAIAMSTGPASALLVVDELAATGRLAGYPGLPAVRGELLSRLGRAAEARVELERAARLTGNERERESLLAKAAKL, encoded by the coding sequence ATGGGAGCAACGGATGCCGCGGGTGCGGCCGGGACGGCCGATGCCGCCGGGGCGGCCGGTGAGGCCGACCCGGCGACGGCCGTCGATGCGGGTCGTACGTCCGCCGACCGCGCCCGTCGCGCCGTCGCCGCGGTCTGGCGCATCGAGTCCGCGCGCATCGTCGCGACCCTGACCCGCTTCGTCGGCGACGTCGGCCAGGCTGAAGACCTGGCGCAGGAGGCCCTCGTCGAGGCGTTGCGCCAGTGGCCCGCCGAAGGTGTGCCGAACAACCCGGGCGCCTGGCTCACCGCGGTCGCCAAACGCCGCGCGATCGACGGGTGGCGGCGGCGCGAGCGGCTCGACGAGCGGTACGCGGCCATGGCGCGCGACCTCGAGCAGGGCGGCGCCGCGGCATCCGACGTCTTCTGGGACCCCGACACGATCGACGACGACGTGCTGCGCCTGATCTTCGTGTCGTGCCATCCCGTGCTCTCGCGCGAGGCCCAGATCGCCCTCACGCTGCGCATCGTCGGCGGCCTCTCGAGCGAGGAGATCGCGCGGGCCTTCCTCGTGCCGACCGCGACGATCCAGCAGCGCATCGTGCGGGCCAAGAAGACCCTCGCGGCCGCGAACGTGCCGTTCGAGGTGCCCGAGCCGAACGAGTACCCGGCGCGGCTCGCGTCGGTGCTGCAGGTGCTCTACCTCGTCTTCAACGAGGGGTACCTGCCCGCGTCGGGCACCGAATGGGTGCGGGCGGATGTCTCGAACGAGGCCCTGCGCCTCGCCCGAGTCGTCGCGGGCCTGATGCCGCGCGAGCCCGAGGCGTGGTCGCTCGTGGCGCTCATGGAGTTCACGGCGGCGCGGTTCCCGGCGCGCACGGCGCCCGACGGATCGGCGATCCCCCTCGACGAGCAGGACCGCACGCGTTGGGACCGTGCGCAGCTGGGCCGTGGACGCACCGCGCTCGCCAGGGCGGACGGCATCGGCCGCGGACGTGCCGCGTACGGCCTGCAGGCCGCGATCGCCGAGCAGCACGCGATCGCGCCGTCGGTCGACGAGACCGACTGGGCGCACATCGTGCTGCTCTACGAGGCGCTCGGACGCATCGCGCCCTCGCCGGTGGTCGACCTCAACCGTGCGGTCGCGATCGCCATGTCGACGGGGCCGGCGTCGGCGCTGCTCGTCGTCGACGAGCTCGCGGCCACCGGCCGGCTCGCGGGGTATCCCGGGCTGCCCGCCGTGCGAGGGGAGCTCCTCTCGCGCCTCGGCCGTGCCGCAGAGGCGCGCGTCGAGCTCGAGCGGGCGGCCCGCCTGACGGGCAACGAGCGCGAACGCGAGAGCCTGCTCGCGAAGGCCGCGAAGCTCTGA
- a CDS encoding YciI family protein, with protein MKYMLIMRSNDAAVEAYEQLDFTEVIAAMGAYNESLIKAGVLLGGEGLTDAKEGFVVDFDTTPPVVTDGPYGETKELFNGFWIIQASSAEEAAEWAKRCPLGPGSKLEVRRVTELEDFPQDNEWIQKEAGWREDSDAAIKASAAAAAERRAD; from the coding sequence GTGAAGTACATGCTGATCATGCGCTCGAACGATGCGGCCGTCGAGGCCTACGAGCAGCTCGATTTCACCGAGGTCATCGCGGCCATGGGCGCATACAACGAGTCGCTCATCAAGGCGGGCGTGCTGCTCGGCGGCGAGGGGCTGACCGACGCGAAGGAGGGCTTCGTCGTCGACTTCGACACCACGCCCCCGGTCGTGACCGACGGCCCCTACGGCGAGACCAAGGAGCTCTTCAACGGCTTCTGGATCATCCAGGCGTCGAGTGCTGAGGAAGCCGCGGAGTGGGCGAAGCGTTGCCCGCTCGGCCCGGGCTCGAAGCTCGAGGTGCGACGCGTGACCGAGCTCGAGGACTTCCCCCAGGACAACGAGTGGATCCAGAAGGAGGCCGGCTGGCGCGAGGACTCCGATGCCGCCATCAAGGCATCGGCAGCGGCTGCCGCCGAGCGTCGCGCCGACTGA